A window of the Roseburia sp. 831b genome harbors these coding sequences:
- a CDS encoding DUF5702 domain-containing protein yields the protein MKKGSITIFASLSMMLVASFLFAMLESARYYGLQTYIKQKSPLITESVFAEYNAKLWEDYHLLFLDGAYGGTEFSTSKVAGRASQIAKNNLTAPYSNELWREQDLFQLNLDEVSVESYALATDCGGDFFLAQVTNYMKQNIPVESAKAIYDRIETSRDKEEEGESANLTIEEANNLLNGEAEEAEKGTKTEKETKAEKEAKTEKEVKTETGSEAQNPMEHVLQIKENAILGTVVEDTSKLSECSIPQNQSLLERDCEKGNKAYENQSDWYEKILLELYLKTYFSSYTNPMEGRALSYELEYIVGGKQSDRENLEQMVERLMLVREAANVASLLSDTKKVAEAETLALAVAGFTGNPAVVKTVQIGIVGAWAYIESILDVRTLLQGGKISLIKSKTEWTSELLNMVSLVTENAKAKECKNGCTYTDYLLQFLFFMKEREQAFRAMDLMEHNLQLEQMYQNSRMDHMIVAADFQYRYATQPLFWKLITIGGGNFSYQCQKTESFSYLYE from the coding sequence ATGAAAAAAGGAAGTATTACCATATTTGCATCTTTAAGCATGATGCTTGTTGCGTCGTTCCTTTTTGCCATGCTGGAGTCCGCCAGATATTACGGACTCCAGACCTATATCAAACAGAAGTCACCTTTGATTACAGAGTCGGTGTTCGCAGAGTATAATGCAAAACTCTGGGAGGATTATCATTTGTTATTTTTGGATGGAGCCTATGGAGGAACAGAGTTTTCTACAAGTAAGGTTGCAGGACGTGCAAGCCAGATTGCGAAAAACAATTTGACGGCACCGTATTCGAATGAGCTATGGAGGGAACAGGACCTTTTTCAGTTAAATCTGGATGAGGTGAGTGTGGAATCGTATGCACTTGCAACAGACTGTGGAGGGGATTTTTTTCTTGCGCAGGTCACAAATTACATGAAGCAAAATATACCGGTTGAATCAGCGAAGGCAATTTATGACCGTATCGAGACGAGTAGGGACAAGGAGGAAGAGGGAGAGAGTGCAAATCTTACGATTGAAGAAGCGAATAACCTTTTAAATGGAGAGGCAGAAGAAGCAGAAAAAGGAACCAAGACAGAAAAAGAAACAAAGGCAGAAAAAGAAGCAAAAACAGAAAAAGAAGTAAAAACAGAAACAGGAAGTGAAGCACAAAATCCCATGGAGCATGTGCTGCAGATAAAGGAGAACGCCATACTTGGTACGGTTGTAGAAGATACAAGTAAACTTTCAGAATGCAGTATTCCCCAAAATCAGTCACTTTTGGAGAGAGATTGTGAAAAAGGGAATAAGGCATATGAGAATCAGTCGGACTGGTATGAAAAGATTTTATTAGAACTTTATCTCAAGACGTATTTTTCGAGCTACACAAATCCAATGGAAGGACGTGCGCTTTCGTACGAGTTGGAATACATTGTCGGCGGAAAGCAATCGGACAGAGAAAATTTAGAACAGATGGTAGAACGTCTGATGCTGGTACGGGAGGCTGCGAATGTTGCTTCGTTGTTAAGTGATACGAAGAAAGTTGCAGAGGCGGAGACACTAGCATTAGCAGTTGCCGGCTTTACAGGGAATCCGGCTGTTGTAAAAACGGTTCAAATTGGAATTGTGGGTGCATGGGCATATATAGAAAGCATTCTGGATGTTCGGACGCTGCTGCAAGGCGGAAAGATTTCATTGATAAAAAGTAAGACAGAGTGGACGTCAGAATTGTTAAATATGGTATCACTTGTTACAGAGAATGCGAAGGCAAAAGAATGTAAGAATGGTTGTACCTATACGGACTATTTGTTACAGTTTCTCTTTTTTATGAAAGAGCGGGAGCAGGCTTTTCGTGCAATGGATTTGATGGAACATAATTTGCAGCTTGAGCAAATGTATCAGAACAGCAGAATGGATCACATGATTGTTGCTGCAGATTTTCAGTATCGTTACGCAACACAACCGCTATTTTGGAAGCTCATTACAATTGGTGGTGGTAATTTTTCATATCAGTGTCAGAAAACAGAAAGTTTTTCTTATTTATACGAGTAA
- a CDS encoding Flp1 family type IVb pilin: protein MERCFRDFIMDEDGIGVVEMILILVVLIGLVLIFKKQLTTLVNNIFKTITDQAGKV from the coding sequence ATGGAAAGATGTTTTCGCGATTTTATTATGGATGAAGATGGAATCGGGGTAGTAGAGATGATTCTGATTTTGGTGGTGTTAATTGGACTGGTGCTGATTTTTAAGAAGCAGTTAACGACACTGGTGAATAATATTTTCAAAACGATTACAGACCAGGCAGGTAAGGTATAG
- a CDS encoding type II secretion system F family protein, which yields MLFSGIVCVVTGISYGMLKKRKPVLARMCLVLCVLSLLGILFQLLENQTKLIDPSTKTIKRNETGEGDVLASVILEADGLLEEYEYELVIPEKKPDLEQAQELFEQAKEEITDTFLGDNESLDRVDCDVILQKKYQKGLVTAEWSFDCYDYVDIEGHLQQDNIPEEGYLEKASCELSCGEYQCIYEFYFQVFPKRLSEEQTVLKKIKDNLASQAEKENEATLYLPTQIDGYTIRWKEMENHLAWKFTLLGAILAFGIWMSELERRKKEKETRAALMALEYPEIVSKLSLLLGAGMTLNASWNRIAASYLNERQKNTQKLRPAYEEMVVTCREIESGVGERTAYEHFGERCGGRRYRKLSSLLIQNAKKGTKGLAALLEQEAEEAFEERKNSAKKLGEEAGTKLLFPMLLMLGIVIAIIMVPALLSFQIG from the coding sequence ATGCTTTTTTCAGGAATTGTCTGTGTCGTAACAGGCATTAGTTATGGAATGTTGAAAAAAAGAAAACCGGTTCTGGCAAGGATGTGTCTGGTTTTATGTGTATTGAGTCTGCTTGGGATTCTGTTTCAGCTGCTGGAAAATCAGACAAAGCTGATTGACCCGTCGACGAAAACCATAAAGCGGAATGAAACAGGAGAAGGAGATGTCCTGGCCAGTGTAATTTTGGAAGCAGACGGTCTGCTCGAGGAATACGAGTATGAACTTGTTATTCCAGAGAAAAAGCCGGATTTAGAGCAGGCACAAGAACTTTTTGAACAGGCAAAAGAGGAAATTACAGATACCTTTTTGGGCGATAATGAGTCGTTAGACCGGGTGGATTGTGATGTGATTTTGCAAAAGAAATATCAAAAAGGGCTTGTGACGGCGGAGTGGAGTTTTGATTGTTATGATTATGTGGATATAGAAGGACATTTGCAGCAGGACAATATACCGGAAGAAGGATATTTGGAAAAAGCGTCCTGTGAGCTTAGCTGCGGGGAGTATCAATGTATTTATGAATTTTACTTTCAGGTGTTTCCAAAAAGACTTTCAGAAGAGCAAACCGTACTAAAAAAGATTAAAGATAACCTGGCAAGTCAGGCGGAGAAGGAAAATGAGGCTACCTTATATCTTCCTACCCAAATAGATGGCTATACCATCCGGTGGAAGGAAATGGAGAATCATTTAGCCTGGAAATTTACGTTGTTAGGAGCAATTCTTGCTTTTGGGATATGGATGTCGGAGCTGGAACGAAGAAAGAAGGAGAAGGAAACAAGGGCTGCACTTATGGCGTTGGAATACCCGGAGATTGTAAGTAAATTATCACTTTTGTTAGGGGCAGGGATGACATTAAATGCTTCATGGAATCGAATTGCCGCTTCTTACTTAAATGAGAGGCAAAAAAATACACAGAAGCTGCGTCCGGCATACGAAGAAATGGTGGTTACCTGCAGAGAAATCGAGAGTGGTGTCGGGGAGCGGACTGCGTATGAACATTTTGGTGAGCGCTGTGGAGGGCGCAGATATCGAAAGCTAAGCAGTCTTTTGATTCAGAACGCAAAAAAGGGAACAAAAGGTTTGGCAGCATTGCTAGAACAAGAGGCAGAAGAAGCATTTGAAGAGCGGAAAAACAGTGCAAAGAAATTGGGGGAAGAGGCCGGAACAAAGCTGCTTTTTCCAATGCTTCTTATGCTTGGAATTGTAATTGCAATTATTATGGTGCCGGCATTGCTGTCGTTTCAGATTGGATAA
- a CDS encoding type II secretion system F family protein: MKYQFGGKDRWCCVGFSLLLSALIANLFYKSVWGMLVLPIAYIMTKKRWIQKKEAERKQEIAQEFKDAMQVVTTSLVAGYSMENAWREAEKELLERYGEHALVGKEFEKMNASVRLNMPLEQLLLSFAKESGVEDIVTFAEVFSFAKRGGGDFVRIIGTTTRHMKDKVEIMQEIDTVIAAKKMEQKIMNVVPLGILFYFNMASPDFLAVLYGNLLGVVVMTVSLAAYVGAFKLAERVLEIEV; this comes from the coding sequence ATGAAGTATCAATTTGGAGGAAAGGACCGTTGGTGCTGCGTCGGATTCAGTCTGCTGTTGTCTGCTCTAATTGCGAATCTTTTTTACAAATCCGTGTGGGGGATGCTTGTTTTGCCCATTGCTTACATTATGACGAAAAAACGATGGATACAGAAGAAGGAGGCGGAGAGAAAACAGGAGATTGCACAGGAATTTAAAGATGCGATGCAGGTAGTGACGACATCATTAGTTGCCGGATACTCCATGGAAAATGCATGGAGAGAGGCGGAAAAAGAATTGTTAGAGCGTTATGGGGAACATGCGCTGGTTGGAAAAGAGTTCGAAAAAATGAATGCGTCGGTGCGCCTTAATATGCCGCTCGAACAACTTTTGCTTTCGTTTGCAAAAGAGAGCGGAGTGGAGGATATTGTCACATTTGCGGAGGTATTTTCGTTTGCAAAACGCGGAGGTGGGGACTTCGTGCGGATTATCGGAACTACAACAAGGCATATGAAGGATAAAGTGGAGATTATGCAGGAAATCGATACGGTAATTGCGGCAAAAAAGATGGAACAGAAAATTATGAATGTCGTGCCGTTAGGAATCTTATTTTACTTTAACATGGCGTCTCCAGATTTTTTGGCTGTCTTATATGGAAATCTTCTTGGAGTCGTTGTGATGACGGTCTCATTGGCCGCATATGTGGGAGCGTTTAAACTTGCAGAGCGCGTGTTGGAGATTGAGGTGTAG
- a CDS encoding CpaF family protein, whose product MMDELQKRIWNRLDFSREMSDEEVRFLIEEEVRSYTKENAISIEERVTLEQGLFNSLRKMDVLQELLDRTDITEIMVNGPNHIFYEKAGELVEWDKHFSSKEKLEDVIQQMVGTNNRMVNESTPIVDTRLKDGSRVNIVLSPISIDGAAVSIRKFPEKPFQMEDLIEKESITQEAADFLRKMVEAKYNIFVSGGTGSGKTTFLNVLSGYIPKRERILTIEDSAELQIQGNPNLVRLETRNANLEGVDPITIRDLIKTALRMRPDRIVVGECRGAEALDVLQAMNTGHDGSLSTGHANSCKDMLSRLETMVLMGMDLPLPAIRSQIASGVDLLVHLGRLRDHSRKVLMIAEIEGMKDGEVCIHPLYEFVETRQSFPTERDKSQFLQERVQGELKKVGTLLHTEKCEMAGIRIT is encoded by the coding sequence ATGATGGATGAGCTACAAAAAAGGATATGGAACCGGCTGGATTTTTCCAGAGAGATGTCTGATGAGGAAGTCCGCTTCCTCATCGAAGAAGAGGTAAGAAGTTACACGAAGGAAAATGCAATTTCAATAGAGGAGAGGGTAACACTCGAGCAGGGACTTTTTAATTCACTTCGCAAGATGGATGTGCTCCAGGAGCTGCTAGATCGAACCGACATAACAGAAATCATGGTGAATGGTCCAAATCATATATTTTATGAAAAAGCTGGAGAACTCGTCGAATGGGACAAGCACTTTTCCAGTAAGGAGAAGTTAGAGGATGTGATTCAACAGATGGTTGGAACAAACAACCGTATGGTAAATGAATCAACGCCTATCGTCGATACCCGCCTAAAAGATGGTTCGCGTGTCAACATTGTCTTATCTCCGATTTCCATAGATGGTGCAGCGGTTTCCATCCGAAAGTTTCCAGAGAAACCATTTCAGATGGAGGATTTGATTGAAAAGGAATCGATTACGCAGGAAGCAGCGGATTTCTTAAGAAAAATGGTGGAGGCAAAATATAACATTTTTGTTTCGGGTGGAACCGGTTCCGGAAAAACAACTTTTTTGAATGTACTCTCCGGCTATATTCCCAAAAGGGAAAGGATTCTTACGATTGAAGATTCTGCCGAGCTGCAGATTCAGGGAAATCCGAATCTGGTAAGGCTTGAGACGAGAAATGCGAATTTAGAGGGTGTAGATCCGATTACAATTCGAGACCTGATTAAAACAGCGCTTCGAATGCGTCCAGACCGTATTGTGGTGGGAGAATGCCGTGGCGCAGAGGCACTCGATGTTTTGCAGGCGATGAATACCGGCCACGACGGGAGTCTTTCAACCGGTCATGCAAATTCCTGTAAAGATATGCTAAGCCGGTTAGAGACCATGGTTTTGATGGGGATGGACTTACCACTACCCGCTATTCGAAGCCAGATTGCTTCCGGTGTTGATTTGCTGGTGCACTTAGGAAGGCTGCGTGACCATAGCAGAAAAGTATTGATGATAGCAGAAATCGAGGGAATGAAAGACGGAGAGGTATGTATTCATCCGCTATATGAATTTGTGGAGACAAGACAATCTTTTCCGACAGAGCGAGACAAATCACAATTTCTGCAGGAGCGGGTACAAGGAGAGTTAAAGAAAGTAGGTACGCTGCTTCATACGGAAAAATGTGAGATGGCGGGAATCAGAATCACCTGA
- a CDS encoding prepilin peptidase — protein MDFKSTRISNRLIVCGYVLGLFIRIMGNGWRGILEFLFYSSIPVILLYLLFLMRALGAGDIKLFSVAGGFLIWKEWWMLLLVSLLAGAMISVLKIAFLILKKRYCIGEKHFIHFSVPILMGYLYVWGCAIETTYSGSL, from the coding sequence ATGGATTTTAAAAGCACAAGAATCAGTAACCGGCTGATTGTGTGTGGTTATGTGTTGGGACTTTTCATTCGGATAATGGGGAACGGATGGAGAGGAATCCTTGAATTTTTATTTTATAGTTCTATACCGGTTATCTTATTATATCTTTTATTTCTAATGCGTGCTCTTGGAGCAGGCGATATCAAATTATTTTCCGTAGCAGGTGGATTTCTTATTTGGAAAGAATGGTGGATGTTGTTATTGGTTTCGTTATTGGCTGGCGCCATGATATCGGTTCTAAAAATAGCATTTTTGATTCTCAAAAAGAGATACTGCATCGGGGAAAAACATTTCATTCATTTTTCAGTACCAATTTTAATGGGGTATTTATACGTTTGGGGGTGTGCGATTGAAACAACTTACAGTGGCAGTTTGTGA
- a CDS encoding pro-sigmaK processing inhibitor BofA family protein, translating into MDTKTAAMIIVGMCLILLFVLAAKKRGQFLLRFVIRMATCVAVILFCNQILEKEHITSVVGINPTTLLTVGTLGISGVALLYGIVFTKFL; encoded by the coding sequence ATGGATACAAAGACGGCGGCAATGATTATTGTGGGAATGTGCCTGATTTTACTTTTTGTATTGGCAGCAAAAAAAAGAGGACAGTTTCTGCTTCGCTTTGTGATAAGAATGGCAACCTGCGTGGCGGTGATTCTTTTTTGCAATCAGATTCTGGAAAAAGAACATATTACAAGTGTAGTTGGAATAAATCCTACTACGCTTTTGACAGTCGGAACCCTTGGTATCAGCGGAGTTGCGCTTCTTTACGGAATTGTTTTTACAAAATTTTTGTGA
- a CDS encoding DUF2508 family protein: MRILKSKPHCDEHYTLLMNDLNQTAKDLQYAYDNLENVIDPDMIDSCIYEVNAVQMRYKFLLTKIKQIEDSYAKNPLEVSNS; the protein is encoded by the coding sequence ATGCGCATCTTAAAAAGTAAACCACATTGTGATGAGCATTACACCTTACTGATGAATGATTTGAATCAAACTGCAAAAGATTTACAGTATGCCTATGATAACCTGGAAAATGTCATTGATCCTGATATGATTGATTCCTGCATTTATGAGGTAAATGCAGTCCAGATGCGCTATAAATTTTTACTTACCAAAATAAAACAAATAGAGGATTCTTATGCTAAGAATCCTCTTGAAGTGTCAAATTCCTGA
- a CDS encoding flagellar export chaperone FliS translates to MKKELISDFTRRISQCNKGGLIVIMYDIVFAYLDEAKQSYEKKDHEAFKEAVRNADRSILELIHSLDFSYEIAKELYPLYVYCREELSKTLYKNRLDELNHAEKILRSLSDSFVKAAEQDTSGPLMSNTQQVYAGYTYGRDNLTENCQEFDTSRGFLA, encoded by the coding sequence ATGAAAAAAGAATTAATTTCTGATTTTACAAGACGCATCAGCCAGTGCAATAAAGGCGGCTTGATCGTTATTATGTATGATATTGTGTTTGCCTATTTGGATGAAGCGAAGCAGAGTTATGAAAAAAAAGACCACGAAGCGTTCAAAGAAGCGGTAAGAAATGCAGATCGTTCCATTTTAGAATTGATTCATTCGCTTGATTTTTCCTATGAAATTGCGAAAGAATTGTATCCACTGTATGTATATTGCAGGGAGGAACTTTCCAAAACCCTGTATAAGAACCGTCTGGATGAATTAAATCATGCAGAAAAAATCCTGAGAAGTCTTTCTGACAGTTTTGTAAAAGCTGCCGAACAAGACACCTCAGGACCTCTGATGAGCAATACACAACAGGTGTACGCAGGGTACACATATGGACGTGACAATTTAACAGAAAACTGTCAGGAATTTGACACTTCAAGAGGATTCTTAGCATAA